The following coding sequences lie in one Palaemon carinicauda isolate YSFRI2023 chromosome 7, ASM3689809v2, whole genome shotgun sequence genomic window:
- the LOC137643668 gene encoding uncharacterized protein, whose protein sequence is MEFYRILTIGLFAMIFMLSSVTEATISQLGSVYIITPQHYETDPYAAKRKSAAFQAKHGVLGSRLIESFGNGHFYPEHHDIFRRSYRNTRTVPYYYLGRR, encoded by the exons ATTGGGCTGTTCGCCATGATCTTCATGTTGAGCTCGGTTACAGAAGCCACAATTAGCCAACTCGGAAGTGTATACATCATTACTCCTCAACATTATGAGACAGATCCCTACGCTGCTAAAAG GAAGTCAGCAGCTTTCCAGGCGAAGCACGGCGTCTTAGGATCAAGGCTGATAGAATCTTTTGGCAACGGACATTTTTATCCCGAACATCATGATATCTTCAGACGGAGCTACAGAAACACAAGGACGGTGCCCTACTACTACCTGGGAAGAAGATAA